GTGATTTTCTTCCCTGAAAATAAAGTCTGACATGATTTGCTGAAAATTGAGGAAGCCCCAATAAAATCGCATTGACCGCATTGACCATAGCATGGTACTTGTCATGGGCTTCAGCAATGTTTTTTGTGCCTTCCACCAGCAATTCCAGTCTGGTTTTGGCATGTTCAAGCTGATGGAGACTTGTTTGAAGCGCTGTTTGTGTACGAAAGAGTTTGTGGTGACTGACCTGAGCTTCCTGTTCCAGAAACTCGTTGTAGACCATCAGATAGGCACGATTGACATGCTCAAGGAGTTCTTCGGGATTTTTACCTTTTTCAACAAAGGCAAACGCACCCTGATTGAGGGAACTCATGGCAACTTCCAGCGAGGAGAAACCTGTATGGATTATAATGCGAATATTGGGGTTTTTCTGTTTGAGAATATTCAGAATATCCAGCCCTGTCATGTCAGGCAGACGAAGGTCCAGAATAACAAGCGTAATCTCATTGTCCTGACAGATTTGCAGGGCTTCTCCACCCGTGGTACAACTGATATGCTTGATGTTTTCCGTTTCGAGAACACCTGCCAGCGTGGTGATGTGCGCTGGATTATCATCCACAATCAACACTGGGTATCTGGCTTTGATTTCAGAAAGTCCACTCATATCCAACCTGTCACATGAAACACATCACGAAGAAACGGCCATTTCCATTAATTCATTAGGTTCGAGAATCAAAACAATCTGTCCGTCGCCCATGATGGTTGAGCCTTTGAGTCCCGGGATGGATGCCAGATAATCCTCCAGAGGCTTCACCACAATTTCCTGCTGGTTGTATAACTGATCGACGGCGATACCAATTTCAATATTGTTGGACTGAAGCACAACGATGGCGATATTTTTTTCGGTGACTTCATCATCCCATTCCTCTTCATTCTGTGCCGCCGGAGGAAGGTTCAGCAATTTGGTCAGCGGAGTGACGCCCAGAATTTCACCACGAAGTTCCAGGGCAAGCTTTTCATTCAGATGCTTGATGGATTTTTCATTGATCTGAACGGTTTCCTTGATGGACTCCAGCGGAATGGCATACTGAGACCCATTGGCGCCCACAATCAGTGCTTCAATCACAGCCAGCGTCAATGGAAGTTTCAACCGGACGGTTGTGCCTTCACCAACTCTGGATTTGACATCTACGGTTCCCTGAATGTTGCGGATGTTGGTCATCACCACATCCATACCAACTCCTCGTCCGGAGATATCCGTGATTGCGGCGGCTGTGGAAAATCCCGGAGCAAAAATCAGATTGACCGCCTGTTCATCGGTCATGGCATCGGATTCCGCTTGGCTGATAACCCCTTTTTTCACAGCGATAGGTTTGATTATTTTCGGATCAATACCGCGACCATCGTCAATAATATCAATTGCGATGAAACTCCCCATGTGCCCGGCCTTGAGAATGATGTTTCCCTGTTCATCCTTCCCACAGGCTTTACGGGTGTCTGGTGGTTCGATGCCATGGTCACAACTGTTCCTGATAATATGGACCAGTGGATCGCCAATTTCCTCAACAATACTTTTATCAACCTCAGTGTATTCTCCAACCATTTGAAGAGAGATTTTCTTGTCTGTTTTTCTGGCAATATCCCTGACAATCCGTGGCATTCGCTGAAACACGGTCTTCACCTGAACCAGACGCATTTCCATCAGATTGTCCTGCAGATTGTCCGAAATACGACTGATATTGTTTTCAATCTGTTTAATATCCCGGATCACATCCGCAATGTTCTGGTTGGAGTCCAGACTGTCAGCCAGATGCTTGAACGTGTTTCGCGCGATGATCAATTCGCCGATCAGGTTCATGAAGCGATCAAGGCGACTTGCATCCACCCGCATCGTTTTGGCTTCCGCAGCTTTGGCCCCCCCTTTATCGTCTTTGTCAGCGCCTTTTTTAGGGCTATCTTCGTCCTGATCTTCGGCTTTTGCTGCTTTTTTCGGTTTCTCTACGGGTGGTGGTGGCGGTGCTTTTTCAACTTTTGCCGGTGGCGGTGGCGGTGTTTCTTTGGGTTTTTCCGGAGTTTTGACTACAGGTTTGGGTGGCGCAGGTTGTTTTGCGGGCGTCACTGTGCCACCTGTTTGAAGGCTTGCGATGTCATTCGCGATTTGATCATGAATTGGAAAAACCTGATCCTTCAACACAATTTCGCTTTGCTCAATTTCGCCACCAAGCATTTTCAGCAGGATTTCTTCATAGACGCCAATTTTTTGTTCAAGAGCTTTCTGCCCACAGTAACCGGCGCCACTACCCAGCGTTTTCAGCGAACGATGCAGGGTAATCAGCGAGTGTTCATCCAGAATGCCTTTATTCATTTCCTGACGATAGGCTTTCAGAACTTCGAGTTGCTGTTTGGCTCCATCCAGAAATACGGCTAAGGGATCCTTTGCTTTTTCAGGTTTGGGTGTGGTGGGCACTTCTGCCGGTGCGGCCTGTGCATTCGACTCCATCACATTGTCCAATAGTGTCGCGACTTCCGCAATTTCAATGACTTGAGCATAGTCTTCAATTTTAACATAAAAGACCATGGTCCGGAGAATATCAATGCTACGAAAAACGATATCGCCAATATCCTTGGTATAAGGCAATTTGCCTTTTCGCAGATGATCGAACACATTTTCCACACGGTGACTGAGCAGTTCAATCTGTTTCAACTGCACATAGGCCGCGGTTCCCTTGATGGAATGGATCGCACGGAAAAACGAATTGATCGGTTCTGACGCACCGGGACTTTCCTCCAGTGCCAGCAAACTTTCCTCAATCGTTTCGAGATGTTCTTCTGCTTCAAGGACAAACTGACCAAGCAACTCATTGGAAACCTGTGACAGGAGTGCTGGATCGACCAGCGGTGAGAGCGGATATTTCGCCAGACTTTCTTCACGAGACACTGCACTCACCGCAACCGGAGTTGGGGCTACAGGTTCAGACACCGGTTCAGGAGGGGTCTGTCCATAGGTGCTCATGAGTTCGTCAAAATCCAGTTGGGGCTTGATGTGCGCTGGAATTGAAACATTTTCTGTTACTTCCTCAACGATTTCTGCCTCCGCTTCGATGGCACCACCCGAACGAAGAACCGCATCAGAACCAGTTTCCACGATTTTCACAAGAATTTTGACAATTTCGGTCACATCCGGTGATTCCCCTTCGCCAACCAGCGCAAACACCAGTTCCTTGAGTTTGTCAATGGCAGGCAGCAGGAAGTCCAGCAACACAGGGGTCATTTCCATTTTATTCTGACGCACCAGGTCAAAAACGGATTCCAGTTTGTGCGATAGCGAACTGATTTCTGTCAGGCCCATGAAGCCTGCGGTCCCCTTGAGGGTGTGCATCACCCGAAACAGATTGTTCAGGATGGAAGGATCTTCTGTGGAATCCTCCATTGCCATCAAGTCTTCTTCCATGGAGTCAAAAGCTTCGCGACTGTCCTCAACAAAGCCTTCTATCATTTCTTTTAAATCATCATCCATGGTCATCCTCTCCTGAAAGTATCCTGCATCACCTGATGCCAGCGTTGTGCCCTTGCTTCTGCCTCAAGAACTGCGGTTTGCAGCAAAGTGATATCTGTGAAGGGTTTGGTGAAATAATCACAGGCACCGTTTCCAAGACAATCGACAACAAAATCCAGACTTGAATAACCGGTCATCATAATGATCTGCGTCAGAGGGTTTATTTTTTTTAAATGAACCAACAGTTCATTGCCCAGCATTCCAGGCATTTGAATATCCAGCAGTACCAGATGGAACAATTCATCACGCATCAGTCTGATCGCATCCTGAGGATCTCCACAGCATTTGATAAACAGACTGGAGGATTCAAAAATCATGGAAAGCGTTTTGAGAATGACGGGTTCATCATCCACAATCAGCAGTTTTATTCCAGACGGTGCGATGGCCATCTTTATTCTCCGACCAGCATTTTTGCGTTCTGGACCAGTTCTTCAGATTTAACCGGTTTGATCACATATAAATTTGCTCCGGCTTTGAATCCTTTCAATTTGTCTTCAGCTTCAGACTCGGTCGAAATGATAATGATGGGTGTCTGGGTATATTGGGATTCTTTACGAATTGCCTCACACAACGCATAGCCATCCATCTTGGGCATATTCACGTCGGTCACAATCAGATCAAATTGTGATTCCAGGAGTTTTTCCATAGCTTCGTACCCATTGCTGGCCTCCACCACCTCAAAACCTCCGGATTTTAGCATAAATGAATGAATATTTCTTACGATTGCTGAGTCATCAACAACTAATACTCGCTTTGCCATGTCTGATTCCTTCCTTAAATAAATGAATCAATACCAATAAAATAGGCCCCCTTGAGGTATCTTCTAGGGATATAACAAAAATAACGGGGATTCCAAAGAAATACTTTCAATTAATCACAACAAATTCAAAAAGCGTTCAGCCGTCAGCTATCAGTTTTCAGGAATTCTCAAGGCATGGAAGCCAAACGATATTTTCTGCTATTGAGTCATAATGCTTCTGAGACGCATAAACACTGAAAGCTTACCAAATTCAAACTTCAGTGCCCCGGTTATTTCTGGTACGACAATGATTTTTTGAATTTGACCAGACGAAACGCGGCGCTGAGGCGTCCTACTGATTCGGAATGGCCCAGAAAAATAAAACCATTCTTGTTCAGTGCGTCGTATAAAAAATTAATTACCATTTTTCGAGACGCGTCATCGAAATAAATCAGAACATTACGGCAGAAAATGAAATCCTTTTGCCGTTCCTGCCTCATGGCAAAACGATCCACCAGATTCATCCTGCGAAACTCTACCATTGAAACAATTTCGCGATGCAGTTGATACAAGCCATTGTTCAATGGTTTGAAATAACGGGACAAAATATTTCTCGGCACATCCTTGATGGACCGACTGTCATAAATGCCTTCCTGAGCTTTAGCCAGCACCTTGCGATCGAGATCTGTTGCCAGTAAATTGATCTTCCAGCGTGCCAGATCAGGAATGTTTTCTTTCAACATGATCGCAATGGTGTAGATTTCTTCGCCAGAGGAACATGCCGCACTCCAGAGGTTGAGCTGATAGTCCCCGGCTTTCCGTTTTTCCTGAAGGATCAGCGGCAAGGCCTCTTCCACGAAAGATTCCATTTGGGGAATATGCCGGTAAAAATACGTTTCATTGGTAGTCAGTGATTCAACGAGTGCCCAGAACTCATTGGGATCACTCTCAAATTTGAGTGCCCGATAATAATCCTGAAATGAGTTGTATCCTCCTTCCAGCATTCTTTTCTCGGCACGTTTTTCGACAAAATACAGTTTTTTCTCATCAAAAAATAATCCTGATTTACTGTAAATAATGTCACGTAGCCTGTAAAATTCCTCCAATTCCAGTTTTTCCATGGATTTCCGTTACATAGTTCTGGCGACTGAAGCATTTTCAGAAACTGTGCGCATGATACAGTTCCACAAGTTTGCTGGCAATTTTATGAGACGGCAGCACAAATTCAGCACCACCGCGTTCAATGGCACGTTTGGGCATACCAAATACAGTGCAGGTTTCTTCCGCTTCGACAACGCTGTGTCCTCCCAGTTTTCTAAGGCGAACGACACCATCGGCACCATCCGATCCCATACCAGTCAAAATCACACCCAACCAGTTTTTTCCAAGGTGATCGCACAGGGACTGGAATAAAACATTGACCGACGGACAGTTGATATCCGATTGACTTCCATGCCGTATGTTAATGAACCGGACCAGTTCATTACGCACAGAGATTTCCATATGTCGTCCGCCGGGAGCGATATAAATGGTTCCCCGTTCAATGATTTCCATGTTCTCGGCCTCTTTCACGGTCATGGGACAGACATCGTTGAGATGAGCCGCAAGTTTGGCTGTAAATTTTTCCGGCATGTGTTGCACGATCAGGATGCTCAGATTCAGTTCCGCCGGAATCTGCGGAAGAATTTGATAGAGCGTCCCCGGACCGCCAGTAGAAACCCCCAGACCAATGATCCGTGAACCATCTGTTTTTCCAGGCAACACCCGATGATGCACTTTCTGGACAGACTCATGATAAACAGGCTTGAATTTGAATTTCTGTCGTTTGCCTTCAGTCGCGGCCAGATGAATTTTTTCCAGCAGATGATACGTTTCCCGGTCAATGTCCAGCGATATTGACCCGGAAGGCTTATGAATGAAATCAAACGCTCCCTGCGAGAGAGCCTGAATTGTTTCTTCTGCGCCTTCATCTGTCAGCGCGCTGACCATGATTACCGGCAAGGGACATTCCCGCATGATGTGTCCCAGGGCTTCAAGCCCATCCATGACAGGCATGTTGATGTCCAGTGTCATGACATCCGGTTTCAAGGCCTTGACCTTATCAACCGCTTCCTGTCCATCAGAGGCCGTGCCAATCACATGAATGGCCGGATCTGTTTCCAGCATTTTTTTAATTTCACTCCGCATCAACGCGGAATCATCTACAACCAATACTCGTATCATGCTTATTAATTTTCATTACAGGCCTTTTCCTGTGGAATTGGCCAAAATTCTTGGTTTCAGGGGGATTCCAGCAATGCGGGTTCAATATCGCCATCGTAAAATTCGGCCTGACTCAAAGTTTCCGGAGTGTCAATCAGAATGACGATTTCACCTTTTTCAGAAGTTCTTCCGATGCCTTCAACAAATTCATTGTATTGACGATTGATGCCTACCGGTTTTTCAAAAAGGTTGTAGGGAACATGATCTATCCCCAGAATCTGATCCACTTGAAATCCTGCTTTCTGATCATTCACTTCAATAATGATAATGCGTGTTTTTTCAGAGACAGGCAATGGTTGATTTCCAAAAAAAGTAGCCATTTCAATGATGGTGATCACATCGCCCCGGAGATTGATCACGCCTTTCACAAACGGTGGCGCCTTGGGAACCCTGACCATTTTCTGGATCGTTGTGATTTCATTGATTTCCAACACGCGAACCGCGAATGTTTCTTCTCCGACTTTGAATTTCAGAATGGAAATTATTTCGGAATGGGTTTCCTCTTCGGATGTTTCATCTTCAATGTCATTGAGTTCATCTCTAAGCTGCTGAAGATGTGCCTGTTCGTCTTCTGTAAGCAGGCTTGGCAGGTTCAACGCCATGATGACTTCAGTATGATCATTGCGTTTGATTTTGATAATACCATCCAGTTGTTCAGCACTGCGTCCACTGATATTGGGCGGAGGTGGCACAATATCATTTTCCAGGACATGAAAGACTTCTGTGATTTGATCCACAATCAATCCCATCATCAATCGGTCATCATTGACAATCAGGACCGATGTGTCTTCCGTGTAAGCGATATCAGGGAGTAAAAAACGACGCCCAAGCCGGAGAATAGGCAATGCCTGGTCCCGTTGATAAAAAATGCCTTCAATTTTATCGGCCATTTCCGGCACCAGTGTGATTTTGGGCATTTCAATGATTTCTTCGACATAATTGATATCCAGCGCATAATAGTCCTGATTCAGTCTGAAACCGATCAGAATGCGTTCCCGATACGTTTTTGAAACCTGAAGCGGATGAGCCAGGTTTGTTTTCTTGTCATCTTTGGGAATATGATTGTGCAGCACAAGTTCGGCAGGGTCGATCAGCAGATCAGTGTCAATCAGCAGAAGGACTCCTTCGTTCTGGCGAACTGATCCGAAAATGTAACTGGACTCTGAACGGCTGACAATGGCGGGTGGCGGTCGAACATCTTTGCTGTTGATGGGCAACACCCGGGTCACAGCATCCACAATCATCCCTACTTTAACACCATTGACCGAGACAATCAGAATCCGTGTCATATTGGTGGGAACCGCGGCTGGCATATGAAACCGGTTACGCAGATCAATCACGGAAATCACCTCACCACGAAGATTGATCATTCCTGAAAAATAGTAGGGAGCCCGGGGAACAGGGGTTATTTTGTCCGGTAAGGTAATAATCTCTTCCACAGCATGAATCAGAACACCAAAAATTTCCTGATTTACCATGAAGGTCACAAACTGTGAAATATCTGAACGTGGATCCAGTTTCATAGATTAACTTTGATGGTCAGAGATTGGCAATAGACAGTCCTTATTTTCAGAAACATAGTATGACACAAACTGTCATGTCTATTTGGATATATAAATTCTTGAGTCCTTTGTGAATAGTAAAAATCAGTTTGATCACAAAACTTTATTTTTTATGCTTCGTCCAGGTCGCCATCGTCCCCGTCTTCTCCATCAATTTTATACTCATTGAGCTTGTTTCTTAAGGTGCGAATACTGATTCCCAAAATTTTTGCGGCATGAGTCCGATTGCCTTCTGTTTTTTTCAAAGTTTCCAGAATGAGTGTTTTTTCAGCTTCCTTCATGGACATCCCTACTTCGATTCCCAGCGATTCGCTACCGGCAGGAATTCTGGTGGAGGCCGTTGCCGTTGCCGTCGCGGCGACGATCGTCGATGCGGCGACAGACTGTGCTTCGGCATAGGCGTTATCTTGCAGGGCTGAAGAAAATTTTGCGTGATTGTGCATCAACAGATGTTGTGGCATAATCTCTTTGCCATTACACAACAGCATGGAGCGTTCAATCACATTTTCCAGTTCCCGCACATTTCCACGCCAATTGTAATTCATCAGCACTTCCAGGGTTCCCTGTACCAGTATGGGTTGTTCACGGTTGTTGAGACGGGAATGTTTTTCCAGAAAATGACCCACCAATACCGGAATGTCATCTTTTCGTTCCCGCAAGGGAGGAAGTTCCAGTGGAATCACATTCAACCGGAAATAAAGATCTTCACGGAATTTGCCTTCTTCCACCAGTTTGAGCATATCCCGGTTGGTGGTGGCGATAACTCGCACATCGACCAGAAGCGGTTCTTTTCCGCCGACTTTGTCAATTTCATGTTCCTGAAGCACCCTGAGCAGTTTGGCCTGAAGGGGAACGGCCATTTCACTGATTTCGTCCAGCAGGATGGTTCCACCATGGGCTTGCTCAAATTTTCCACGATGATCCTGATTGGCTCCGGTGAAGGCGCCTTTTTTGTATCCAAACAACTCGCTTTCCAGCAGTGTATCGGGCAGAGCCGCACAATTCACCGCGACAAACGGTTTGCCTGCCCTGTCTGATTGCTGGTGAATATAGCGGGCCAGCAATTCTTTTCCGGTTCCACTCTCGCTCTGAATCAGGACCGTCGCTTTACTCATGGCCACATTTCTGACCACATGCAGCAATGCCAGCATGTGTCTGTTTTGTGTGACAATGTCTTTGAACAGATCCGGAGATGTTGCCTTTTTCAAAGGTTCATTACGGGATTGTGCCTGTGGTGCCCGTTCCTTGAATGCCAATGCCCGTTCAACGACGAAATTGAATGTTTCAAAATTGAAGGGCTTCAGGATATAATCAAACGCACCATGTTTCATGGCTTCCACAGCCGTTTCAATGGTGCCATAAGCTGTGACCATGATGATCGGCATGACTGGATCCAGTGCTTTGATATCCTTGAGCAGTTCCAGACCACTCCGTTTGGGCATGGTCATGTCGGTGATCACCATTGAATATTTTTTGTCCTTGAATTTTTTCAGTGCGTCAATGGCGTTATGGGAAAGTTCAACTTCGTATCCGCAGTGCTTGAGAGTTTCGGACATGGCAATACGCATTTCCACTTCATCATCTACAATGAGTATAGGATACTCTGTCATAACCGTGATTCCTTTCAATTAGTTCCTGGTTTAATACGTTCAGAAAGAATCTTCATCCAATATTGGAAAAAGCAACGTCACATTGGTGCCCTGGCCTGCTTCACTTTCCACATCAATCACCGCACTGTGAGACTCAATGATGTTGTGAACAATGGAAAGTCCGAGGCCGGTTCCCCGCTCCTTGGTCGAGAAAAACGGATCAAATATTTTCTTTTTCACATCAGGTGTCATCCCCATTCCCGTATCTCGTACCGTAATTTCAACCAATTTCAAACTTTTCCTCCGGTATCCGGGAAGATGCTGAAACCGCTTGAGCAGTTTTTTATTTTTCGTCTGTAAATTTCTGGTACTCAGAATCAATGTTCCGGGTTCCAGCATGGACTGAATGGAATTCATGATCAGATTATGGAACACCTGTTTCAGCAATTCAGTTTCTCCCAGAATGGTGGTCATCTGTGCTGAAAAATTTGTTTCGAGCTGAATATCATTATGCTCAATCAGATACTTGCAGAAATCCAGCATTTCGTACAAGAAGGCATGGACATCCAGTCTTTCCTTCCGGACATGGCGCGGTTTGGTAAATTCCAGCAGATTTGAAATGATATGATTCATGCTTTTGATCGCAGAGGAAATATGCTCAATCAATGTTTGCTGCTGAGTGCCCGGAGGAAGTTCTTTTTTTAACAGGGACGAAAACAATTCAATGCTTCCCAGCGGATTTCTGATTTCATGAGCAATGGTGGCCGCCATTTCACCCATGACCGTGAACCGGTTCTTGCGGTCGGCTTCCGCTTCCAGTTTTTTCAGGTCCGTAATGTCCTGCACATTGATGATCAATCCCAGCACATCGTTTTTTTCGCTGTACATCAACGAAATATAAAGTCTGAATTTAAGCCGGGTGTCATCATTTTTAATATACTCAATTTCCTGTTCATCCACCTGTTTATAGGGTTCCAGCAACGCCATGGTCATTTGCGGCGGCAGGACTTCTACTTTCAGCAGTTCATTCAGATGTTTGCCATGAAACTCTTCGGCCATCGCACTGGTCATACGGAGAACCGTCTGATTGATCGAGGTGATGATTCCATCAAGATCTGTCACAATAATGCCAATGGCAGAGCTTTCAAAAATATTGGACAGGTAGTTTTTTACCCGTTCCTTTTCCAGCAGATTCTGTTCAAGTTCCTTGTTTTTTCTGGCCAGTTCATGATTCAGTTCATCAACTTTTTCCTCAATCCCTCGATAATATTCCCTGAGTTTGACTGTGGCCTGATTGAATGCCTCGAATCCCTGCATTAATAATTGAGAGTTGATCGGGTCTTTTTCCGTGATCTCAATAGCCAGGGGCTCCAGTTCCGGTTTTTGCGTCATAATTCGGATAAGAAAAAGGTGATAAAGACAAATCAAAATGATTCAATGCCCTCATGCACAAAATGTACATTTTTTTCATGATGACAAAAGTTAACTGATTTATCCCGCTGAAAACCCGCATGAATACGGCCATTGCGGGAAAAACCAAATGATCTGACGAACAGCTTGAATTTTTAATTTATATAAGGAAGGTTAACCTAGTTTCCGGCGAAAGCCGTCATCAATTGATCAACCATCCATTCAGGAGAACACATGGCATCTCAAGAGCAATTTGAAGACGCGGCAAAACAGGTTCAAAATCTACCAAGCCGCCCGGGCAATGATGAACTGCTTCAACTTTATGCACTTTACAAGCAGGGTTCCGAAGGCGATGTCAAAGGTGACAGGCCAGGTTTCGCAGATTTTGCCGGACGAGCTAAATATGACGCATGGGCCAAGCAAAAAGGCAAAACCCAGGATCAGGCAAAACAGGCTTATGTGGACATGGTCGAAGGTCTGAAGAAAAAATACGCGGGTTGATCATTACCGTTAAAAGCACCTCCATCAGCAGGGCGCGTTTTATTCCAGACGTGTCCCTGACTTGCCAGTTTCTTCCTGAAATTCATTCCATTTTTGCCTTAACCCGAGCCGATTGTCATTATGCTGTTTGATACCCCTTTTGTTTCTCTTGTAAGCCAGATTGAACGTCAAACGATTCAGGCTACCGCGCTGGTCAATGCGGTTTATGATCATATTGAAAAATTCAATCAGGAATTGAATGTCTATCTGTCTTACCTGCCCCGCAGCAAGGCACTGGAACAGGCCCACCGTATTGATGAAAAAGCAAAATCAGGACAACCGCTGGGAAAACTCGCAGGCATCCCCTTCTCGGTCAAAGCGAATATTTGTGTGGCGCAGAAAGAACTGACCAATCATTGTGCTTCAAGAATTCTGGAGAATTTCAATTCACCATACAATGCGACGGTCATCCAGAAACTGCTGGATGAAGACGCGATTCTGATTGGCATCACGAACATGGATGAATTCGCCATGGGCTCTTCCACAGAAAATTCCGCGTTTGGTGTGACAAAAAATCCCTGGGACCTCTCTCGTGTACCCGGCGGCAGCAGCGGCGGTGCGGCAGCATCGGTAGCCACAAGGATGGCGTTTTTCGCTCTGGGCTCTGACACCGGCGGCTCTGTAAGGCAACCGGCTTCGTTCTGCGGTGTTACCGGACTCAAACCCACTTATG
This is a stretch of genomic DNA from SAR324 cluster bacterium. It encodes these proteins:
- a CDS encoding acyl-CoA-binding protein translates to MASQEQFEDAAKQVQNLPSRPGNDELLQLYALYKQGSEGDVKGDRPGFADFAGRAKYDAWAKQKGKTQDQAKQAYVDMVEGLKKKYAG